The Yoonia sp. SS1-5 genome contains a region encoding:
- a CDS encoding GFA family protein, whose product MATGRCECGDVAFEVTGLRQTVTFCHCSQCRRTSGHQWAATNAPFDQLTFTQDRGLRWYTSSDWAKRGFCGTCGSSLFYRMNDETGIGIAAGCIDSPNDLKPGKHIFCADKGTYYEIADDAPHIEKY is encoded by the coding sequence ATGGCAACCGGACGCTGTGAATGTGGGGATGTGGCGTTTGAGGTCACCGGACTGCGCCAGACCGTGACGTTTTGCCATTGCAGCCAATGTCGCCGGACCAGTGGGCATCAATGGGCCGCGACCAACGCGCCGTTCGATCAGCTGACATTCACGCAGGACAGGGGCCTGCGCTGGTATACCTCATCGGATTGGGCCAAGCGCGGATTCTGCGGCACCTGTGGGTCCAGCCTGTTTTACCGCATGAATGACGAAACCGGCATCGGGATTGCCGCGGGTTGCATCGACAGCCCAAACGACCTGAAACCGGGTAAACACATCTTTTGTGCCGACAAGGGCACATATTACGAAATCGCGGACGATGCGCCGCATATCGAGAAATATTAG